One part of the Sorangiineae bacterium MSr11954 genome encodes these proteins:
- a CDS encoding tetratricopeptide repeat protein has translation MPFVWIGAGVLALTLAVAGATSRFMRPAPASGPSDAGNAHQAARARTPEVSSHVEVSRRAWLDANVDRAREEARAALRSNENDAAAHLAIVVATPFWPDNEARSHFVHAQEGRDRLSQLESAYLEAVAPAMTVPPNFRLSAERLATLHQNAPDDLPIHLGLAEMLMRTEEIEKAHDLLAPLGKDANAPAVVLSELGTAQSFRDDVESARATFSRCLEGYPAATGCATLLAQLEQNEGRCAGAERVLRRSLSLFPNSAGTYLSLAYDLQGMAVSPSEIRPVLERWARFSDGAAMERNLVRTEIRMALLEGRLREAVKLDAKLGKLMADVDDDEEQFDYTLYSMLLKAEVGQRADATKALDAYIARRHGLMRSSYGGDNVLYLVSVGARLGLVPWPKWLEQRNARLAVVTDRDGMLDSHSRKWLEYFAMPAATEASAKEALDVLPQYLPILHRIGRWFWHDGAIGRVYMLMGRHVEARPYFERAAASCNALEDLVQHTHALLDFASLLERTGDSKRACEMYDRVLGRWPAHSGSVSAARASQRRRSLCGPLLPDH, from the coding sequence ATGCCGTTCGTGTGGATCGGGGCAGGGGTACTCGCACTGACTTTGGCCGTCGCGGGCGCCACGTCCAGGTTCATGCGCCCAGCTCCTGCTTCCGGCCCCTCGGACGCGGGGAACGCCCATCAAGCGGCGCGGGCGCGCACGCCCGAAGTCTCGTCTCACGTCGAGGTCTCGCGTCGCGCATGGCTCGACGCAAACGTCGATCGGGCGCGCGAGGAAGCTCGCGCCGCGCTGCGCAGCAACGAGAATGATGCAGCGGCTCATCTGGCGATTGTGGTCGCCACACCCTTTTGGCCGGACAACGAGGCGCGTTCACATTTCGTTCACGCACAGGAGGGGCGCGACCGGTTGTCCCAGTTGGAATCTGCATATCTGGAGGCGGTCGCGCCGGCGATGACGGTGCCGCCGAACTTTCGGCTGTCCGCCGAGCGGCTCGCGACGCTCCATCAGAACGCGCCCGACGATCTCCCGATTCATCTGGGTCTCGCGGAAATGCTGATGCGTACCGAAGAGATCGAAAAAGCTCATGATCTCCTGGCACCCCTCGGCAAGGATGCGAACGCGCCAGCCGTGGTCCTCTCGGAGCTCGGCACCGCTCAGAGCTTCCGCGACGACGTGGAGAGCGCGCGTGCAACATTTTCACGCTGCCTCGAGGGCTACCCGGCCGCAACGGGGTGCGCGACGCTGCTGGCGCAGCTCGAACAAAACGAAGGGCGATGCGCGGGCGCGGAACGCGTGCTGCGCCGATCACTCTCTCTTTTCCCGAACAGCGCGGGGACGTATCTCAGCCTCGCGTACGACTTGCAGGGTATGGCTGTGAGCCCGAGCGAGATTCGCCCGGTTCTGGAACGATGGGCGCGATTCTCGGATGGAGCTGCGATGGAACGGAATCTCGTGCGGACCGAGATTCGCATGGCGTTGCTCGAAGGTCGCCTGCGCGAGGCGGTCAAGCTCGACGCCAAACTCGGTAAGTTGATGGCTGACGTCGATGACGACGAAGAGCAGTTCGACTACACGCTTTACAGCATGCTGCTCAAGGCGGAAGTCGGGCAGCGTGCCGATGCAACGAAGGCGCTCGACGCCTACATCGCCCGGCGGCACGGTCTGATGCGCAGCAGTTACGGTGGTGACAACGTTCTCTACCTCGTGTCCGTAGGTGCGCGCCTTGGCCTCGTCCCTTGGCCCAAATGGCTCGAACAGCGCAACGCCCGCTTGGCCGTCGTGACGGATCGAGACGGCATGCTGGATAGCCATTCTCGAAAGTGGCTCGAATACTTCGCCATGCCTGCGGCGACCGAAGCGAGCGCAAAAGAAGCCCTCGACGTGCTCCCGCAGTACTTGCCGATTCTGCACCGAATCGGTCGGTGGTTCTGGCACGATGGGGCGATCGGTCGCGTGTACATGCTTATGGGCCGCCACGTGGAGGCACGACCTTACTTCGAACGAGCGGCGGCCTCGTGCAACGCGCTCGAGGATCTCGTGCAGCACACGCACGCTTTGCTCGATTTTGCCTCGTTGCTCGAACGCACCGGCGATTCGAAGCGCGCATGTGAGATGTACGATCGCGTGCTTGGTCGATGGCCGGCTCACTCGGGAAGCGTCTCGGCGGCTCGTGCCTCACAGCGTAGGAGGTCCTTGTGCGGCCCACTGTTACCAGACCATTGA
- a CDS encoding sigma 54-interacting transcriptional regulator yields the protein MSGSTARLIVVQGPNLGAELMVDHTVKTVGRALEADLTLSDRTVSRHHFHVFATDEGVQVRVCDTAAAVLRSGREVRDAVVGIGDSIVVGNTVLFVDAATRRGEASPAPSQGDGATTTVGSLLTGVATDVRGLAAVFALNAALMAASDVQAIAAVLGSWAATNAECEAFEMVTVPGEQPTLTEQSPVFENASAHGGTRLLVPAHGTPMGWIAFTTRLPPARVTDSLRRLLVIAAALYASRHTQLSALLAVAEDRETFRRQAVGSAHAFLGSSPATERLARIIPRLATSDATVLLLGETGVGKSFVARLIHESGPRKHEPMRIVNCASIPENLIESELFGHERGAFTGAVAAQPGAFEAAGRGTVFLDEIGELPLVSQAKLLHVLSDKRFTRLGTHQPLALQARILVATNRDLESMVAAGTFRSDLFFRISVAKAIVPPLRERGEDLALLAKSILSDLLPNAGRRIDGFSPEALEAIRRNPWPGNVRELRNAIEHAVVLGDGPRITPSDLQLNVAGKQPGRSPHLDAFVVQLPANLEWLERQAIEAALQQTGGNQTKAAALLGINRHTLANKRRETSGK from the coding sequence ATGTCTGGCTCAACGGCTCGTCTGATTGTCGTCCAAGGCCCAAATCTGGGCGCAGAGCTCATGGTCGATCACACCGTAAAAACGGTGGGACGGGCGCTCGAAGCCGATCTGACGTTGAGCGACCGCACGGTCTCCCGGCATCATTTCCACGTGTTTGCGACGGACGAGGGAGTCCAGGTCCGGGTCTGCGACACCGCGGCTGCCGTCCTGCGCTCAGGGCGCGAGGTTCGCGATGCCGTCGTGGGCATCGGTGATTCGATCGTCGTGGGCAACACCGTCTTGTTCGTCGACGCCGCGACTCGACGGGGCGAAGCTTCCCCGGCGCCCTCACAGGGCGACGGCGCCACGACCACCGTCGGCTCGCTTTTGACGGGCGTGGCGACCGACGTTCGAGGGCTTGCGGCGGTATTCGCGCTGAACGCGGCATTGATGGCAGCGTCGGACGTGCAGGCCATTGCGGCCGTTCTCGGGTCCTGGGCCGCGACGAACGCCGAGTGCGAAGCCTTCGAGATGGTCACCGTACCGGGTGAACAGCCCACGCTGACCGAGCAGAGCCCCGTCTTCGAGAACGCGAGCGCGCACGGAGGTACACGGCTCCTCGTGCCCGCGCACGGGACGCCCATGGGTTGGATTGCTTTTACAACGAGGCTGCCGCCCGCGCGCGTGACCGATTCGCTCCGTCGACTCCTCGTCATCGCGGCAGCCCTCTACGCGTCACGGCACACCCAATTGTCCGCACTGCTCGCCGTCGCGGAGGACCGTGAAACCTTTCGGAGGCAAGCAGTCGGTAGCGCCCATGCGTTCCTGGGATCGTCGCCCGCGACGGAACGCCTCGCGCGGATCATTCCGCGGCTTGCTACCTCGGACGCCACGGTGCTCTTGCTCGGGGAGACGGGGGTCGGAAAATCCTTCGTTGCACGATTGATCCACGAGTCGGGACCTCGCAAACACGAGCCCATGCGCATCGTCAACTGCGCATCGATTCCGGAGAATCTCATCGAGAGCGAGCTGTTTGGGCACGAACGCGGCGCCTTCACGGGCGCCGTTGCCGCACAACCTGGTGCGTTCGAGGCCGCGGGGCGTGGGACCGTGTTCCTCGACGAGATTGGCGAGCTTCCGCTCGTGAGCCAGGCGAAGTTGCTGCACGTGCTTTCGGACAAGCGCTTCACGCGGCTAGGGACCCACCAACCTCTAGCGTTGCAAGCGCGCATCCTTGTCGCGACGAATCGGGATCTCGAATCGATGGTGGCCGCGGGAACGTTCCGCAGCGACCTCTTTTTCCGCATCTCGGTCGCGAAAGCCATCGTTCCCCCGCTTCGCGAACGCGGCGAAGATCTCGCGCTCCTGGCGAAGAGTATTCTTTCGGACCTCCTGCCAAACGCGGGTCGTCGAATCGACGGCTTTTCGCCGGAAGCGCTGGAGGCCATTCGCCGCAATCCTTGGCCCGGCAACGTGCGGGAGCTGCGAAACGCCATCGAGCACGCCGTCGTCCTTGGTGATGGCCCCAGGATCACTCCCTCCGACCTTCAGCTCAATGTGGCAGGGAAACAGCCGGGGCGAAGCCCCCATCTGGATGCCTTCGTGGTGCAGCTTCCTGCAAATCTCGAGTGGCTCGAGCGCCAAGCGATTGAGGCCGCGTTGCAACAAACGGGCGGGAACCAGACAAAGGCGGCCGCGTTGCTGGGGATCAATCGGCATACGTTGGCGAACAAGCGGCGTGAAACATCGGGCAAGTAG